A window of Psychroflexus sp. ALD_RP9 contains these coding sequences:
- the rplL gene encoding 50S ribosomal protein L7/L12, translated as MADLKEFAEQLVNLTVKEVNELADILKEEYGIEPAAAAVAVAGGAAGGGEDAAEEQTEFDVILKAPGGSKLAVVKLVKELTGQGLKDAKALVDGAPAPIKEGVSKDEAEALKAQLEEAGAEVELK; from the coding sequence ATGGCAGATTTAAAAGAATTCGCAGAACAGTTAGTTAACTTAACGGTAAAAGAAGTAAACGAGTTAGCTGATATTTTAAAAGAAGAGTATGGCATTGAGCCTGCTGCAGCAGCAGTTGCAGTAGCTGGAGGTGCTGCAGGTGGTGGAGAAGATGCCGCTGAAGAGCAAACTGAATTTGACGTTATCCTTAAAGCGCCAGGTGGTTCTAAGTTAGCAGTTGTAAAACTTGTTAAAGAACTAACAGGTCAAGGATTAAAAGATGCTAAAGCATTAGTTGATGGTGCACCAGCTCCAATTAAGGAAGGTGTTTCTAAAGATGAGGCTGAAGCATTAAAAGCTCAATTAGAAGAAGCAGGAGCTGAAGTAGAACTTAAGTAA
- the rpoC gene encoding DNA-directed RNA polymerase subunit beta': protein MTRNNEKNTQPRFNKISIGLASPESILSASRGEVLKPETINYRTHKPERDGLFCERIFGPVKDYECACGKYKRIRYKGIVCDRCGVEVTEKKVRRDRVGHINLVVPVAHIWYFRSLPNKIGYLLGIPSKKLDMIIYYERYVVIQSGIAKREDGEELKKMDFLTEEEYLDILETLPQENQYLDDDDPNKFIAKMGAECLLEILKRIDLDELSYDLRHKANNETSKQRKTEALKRLQVVEALRDSKNNRDNNPEWMIMKAIPVIPPELRPLVPLDGGRFATSDLNDLYRRVIIRNNRLKRLMEIKAPEVILRNEKRMLQESVDSLFDNTRKSSAVKTDSNRPLKSLSDSLKGKQGRFRQNLLGKRVDYSARSVIVVGPEMKMYECGLPKDMAAELYKPFIIRKLIERGIVKTVKSAKKIIDKKEPVVWDILENVLKGHPVLLNRAPTLHRLGIQAFQPKLIEGKAIQLHPLVCTAFNADFDGDQMAVHLPLGPEAILEAQLLMLASHNILNPANGSPITVPSQDMVLGLYYMTKPRTSTKDHTVKGEGLTFYSDEEVEIAYNEKRVDLNAVIKIRAKDFNESGELVNQIIETTVGRVLFNQAVPEQIGFINDVMTKKALRDVIGKVLKHTSVPETADFLDSIKDLGYNFAFRGGLSFSLGDIIIPKEKLEMIAEAEGQVEGVTGNYNMGLITNNERYNQVIDIWTATNANLTELAMKRIREDQQGFNSVFMMLDSGARGSKEQIRQLTGMRGLMAKPKKSTSAGGEIIENPILSNFKEGLSILEYFISTHGARKGLADTALKTADAGYLTRRLVDVSQDVIVREEDCGTLRGIEVQALKKNEEVVETLGERIKGRTALNDIIDPISQELLAEAGEEISDDVANKIEASALNSVEVRSPLTCEAKQGICVKCYGRNLSTNKTVQRGEAVGVVAAQSIGEPGTQLTLRTFHVGGIAGNISEENKLEAKFDGVAEIEDLKTVKGEDSEGKPADIVISRTSEVKIVDKKSGIALSSNVIPYGSQIFIKPGKKVTKGDVICKWDPYNGVIISEFAGQIEFENITQGLTYEVESDEQTGFQEKVIIESKNKRKIPTLHIKDNTGETIRSYNLPVGAHLMVDDEEKIKIGKILVKIPRKSSKAGDITGGLPRLTELFEARNPSNPAVVSEIDGVVSFGKIKRGNREIIVESKLGEIKKYLVKLSNQILVQENDYVRAGMPLSDGSVTPEDILNIKGPSAVQQYLVNEVQEVYRLQGVQINDKHFEVVVRQMMQKVKIQDPGDTIFLENQLVHKQDFINENDNMFGKRVVEESGDSVNLKPGQIVTLRELRDENSQLKREDKQLVSAREVEPATAKPILQGITRASLQTKSFISAASFQETTKVLNEAAVSGKVDKLEGLKENVIVGHKIPAGTGLREFDDIIVGSKEELTEMMHQNQEVNVNYN, encoded by the coding sequence ATGACAAGAAATAATGAAAAGAATACACAACCGAGATTTAATAAAATCTCTATAGGTTTAGCATCGCCAGAAAGCATTTTATCAGCTTCTAGAGGTGAAGTTTTAAAACCTGAAACTATTAACTATAGAACACATAAGCCAGAACGTGACGGTTTATTCTGTGAACGTATTTTTGGTCCTGTAAAAGACTATGAATGTGCTTGTGGGAAATATAAACGAATTCGCTACAAAGGCATAGTTTGTGACCGTTGTGGCGTTGAAGTTACTGAGAAAAAAGTTCGTCGAGATCGCGTTGGCCATATCAATTTGGTAGTTCCAGTAGCACATATTTGGTATTTTAGATCTTTACCAAATAAAATTGGTTACCTTTTAGGGATTCCTTCTAAAAAGCTTGACATGATTATTTATTACGAGCGTTACGTCGTAATACAATCAGGTATAGCTAAAAGAGAAGATGGTGAGGAGCTTAAAAAAATGGATTTCTTAACTGAGGAAGAATATCTAGATATTCTTGAAACACTTCCACAAGAAAATCAATATTTAGATGATGATGATCCTAACAAGTTCATAGCAAAAATGGGAGCCGAATGTCTTCTTGAAATCTTAAAAAGAATCGATTTAGATGAATTATCTTACGATTTAAGGCATAAAGCAAACAACGAGACCTCTAAGCAACGTAAAACTGAAGCACTTAAGCGTTTACAAGTCGTAGAAGCTTTAAGAGATTCAAAAAATAATCGTGACAATAACCCAGAATGGATGATTATGAAAGCCATTCCGGTTATTCCACCAGAATTAAGACCTTTAGTTCCATTAGATGGTGGCCGTTTTGCTACTTCCGATTTAAATGATTTATATAGACGTGTCATTATTCGTAATAACCGTTTAAAACGTTTAATGGAAATTAAAGCACCAGAAGTTATTTTGCGTAATGAAAAGCGTATGTTACAGGAATCTGTTGATTCTTTGTTTGATAATACACGTAAATCTTCTGCTGTAAAAACTGATTCTAATAGACCACTGAAGTCTTTATCTGACTCTTTAAAAGGTAAGCAAGGTCGCTTTAGACAAAACCTACTAGGTAAGCGAGTTGATTATTCTGCACGTTCAGTTATTGTCGTTGGTCCTGAAATGAAGATGTATGAATGTGGTCTTCCTAAAGACATGGCGGCTGAACTTTATAAGCCGTTTATTATTAGAAAGTTAATAGAGCGTGGAATTGTAAAGACAGTAAAATCAGCTAAAAAAATCATTGATAAAAAAGAGCCAGTTGTTTGGGATATCCTTGAAAATGTTCTTAAAGGTCATCCTGTACTACTTAACCGTGCGCCAACACTTCACCGTTTAGGTATCCAAGCTTTTCAACCAAAATTAATTGAAGGTAAAGCAATACAGCTTCATCCATTAGTTTGTACAGCTTTTAATGCCGATTTCGATGGTGACCAAATGGCAGTTCACCTACCATTAGGCCCTGAGGCTATTTTAGAAGCGCAGTTATTAATGTTAGCTTCTCATAACATTCTTAATCCAGCAAACGGATCTCCAATTACCGTACCATCTCAAGATATGGTTCTGGGCTTATATTATATGACAAAGCCAAGAACATCAACTAAAGACCATACGGTTAAAGGCGAAGGCTTGACTTTTTATTCAGATGAAGAAGTTGAGATTGCTTACAATGAAAAAAGAGTTGACTTAAATGCAGTTATTAAAATTCGAGCTAAAGACTTTAACGAGTCTGGAGAATTAGTCAATCAAATTATTGAAACGACAGTTGGTAGAGTATTGTTTAACCAAGCAGTACCGGAGCAAATAGGTTTCATTAATGATGTAATGACTAAAAAGGCCTTAAGAGATGTGATTGGTAAGGTACTAAAACACACTTCAGTTCCTGAAACCGCAGATTTCTTAGATAGCATTAAAGATTTAGGCTATAATTTCGCCTTTAGAGGTGGTTTATCATTCTCATTAGGTGATATTATTATTCCTAAAGAAAAACTTGAAATGATAGCTGAGGCTGAAGGTCAAGTTGAAGGTGTTACGGGCAATTACAACATGGGTCTAATCACTAATAACGAACGATATAATCAAGTCATTGATATTTGGACAGCAACTAATGCTAATTTAACCGAATTAGCTATGAAACGAATTCGTGAAGACCAACAAGGTTTCAATTCAGTTTTCATGATGCTTGACTCAGGTGCAAGGGGTTCTAAAGAACAAATTCGCCAGTTAACAGGTATGCGAGGCTTAATGGCTAAACCAAAGAAATCAACTTCAGCTGGCGGTGAAATTATTGAAAATCCTATTCTATCTAACTTTAAAGAAGGTCTTTCAATTTTAGAATACTTTATTTCAACACACGGTGCACGTAAAGGTCTTGCCGATACCGCTTTAAAAACTGCTGATGCAGGATACTTAACACGTCGATTAGTAGATGTTTCTCAAGATGTGATTGTAAGAGAAGAAGATTGCGGAACTTTAAGAGGAATTGAAGTTCAAGCCTTGAAGAAGAATGAAGAAGTTGTTGAAACTTTAGGCGAACGTATTAAAGGTCGAACCGCCCTAAACGATATTATAGATCCAATTTCACAGGAACTTTTAGCTGAAGCTGGAGAAGAAATTAGTGACGATGTTGCTAATAAAATTGAGGCCTCTGCTTTAAATTCTGTCGAAGTAAGATCGCCATTAACTTGTGAAGCAAAGCAAGGTATTTGTGTTAAATGTTATGGTCGAAATCTTTCAACTAACAAAACAGTTCAAAGGGGTGAAGCCGTAGGTGTTGTTGCTGCACAATCTATCGGAGAGCCAGGAACACAGTTAACGCTTAGAACATTCCACGTTGGTGGTATTGCAGGTAACATTTCTGAAGAAAACAAACTTGAAGCTAAATTTGATGGTGTTGCTGAAATTGAAGACCTTAAAACAGTTAAAGGCGAAGACAGTGAAGGTAAACCAGCTGATATTGTAATTTCAAGAACTTCAGAAGTTAAGATTGTTGATAAAAAATCAGGAATTGCACTAAGTTCTAATGTTATTCCTTACGGTTCACAAATCTTTATCAAACCAGGTAAAAAAGTAACTAAAGGTGACGTTATTTGTAAATGGGATCCTTATAATGGTGTTATTATTTCTGAATTTGCTGGTCAAATTGAGTTTGAAAACATTACACAAGGACTCACTTATGAAGTAGAAAGTGATGAACAAACAGGTTTCCAGGAAAAAGTAATCATCGAATCTAAGAATAAACGTAAGATACCAACACTTCATATTAAAGATAATACTGGAGAGACCATAAGATCTTACAACTTACCTGTTGGTGCCCATTTAATGGTTGATGATGAAGAGAAAATTAAAATTGGTAAGATTTTAGTTAAAATCCCAAGAAAATCATCAAAAGCTGGTGATATTACAGGTGGTTTACCAAGATTAACTGAACTTTTTGAAGCTCGAAATCCTTCTAATCCAGCTGTTGTAAGCGAAATAGATGGTGTAGTTTCATTTGGTAAAATTAAGCGTGGTAACCGCGAAATAATCGTTGAATCTAAACTAGGTGAAATTAAAAAGTACCTTGTAAAACTTTCTAATCAAATTCTTGTTCAAGAAAACGATTATGTTCGTGCAGGTATGCCACTTTCAGATGGTTCTGTTACACCAGAAGATATATTGAATATCAAAGGCCCAAGTGCTGTTCAACAATATTTAGTTAATGAAGTTCAAGAAGTCTACCGTTTACAAGGTGTACAAATTAATGATAAACACTTTGAAGTTGTAGTAAGACAAATGATGCAAAAAGTGAAAATACAAGATCCAGGTGATACTATTTTCCTTGAGAATCAACTTGTACATAAGCAAGACTTCATTAATGAAAATGATAATATGTTTGGTAAGCGCGTTGTTGAAGAATCAGGTGATAGTGTTAATTTGAAACCTGGACAAATTGTAACGCTTCGTGAACTTAGAGATGAAAATTCTCAATTGAAGCGTGAAGATAAGCAATTGGTTTCAGCACGCGAAGTTGAACCTGCAACTGCTAAACCAATTTTACAAGGTATAACTAGAGCCTCATTACAAACTAAGTCATTTATTTCTGCAGCATCATTCCAAGAGACAACCAAAGTTTTAAATGAAGCTGCTGTGAGTGGTAAAGTAGATAAGCTAGAAGGCTTGAAAGAGAATGTTATTGTAGGTCATAAAATACCTGCAGGTACTGGTCTTCGCGAATTTGATGATATAATTGTGGGTTCTAAAGAAGAATTGACAGAAATGATGCATCAAAATCAAGAAGTAAATGTTAACTATAATTAA
- the rplJ gene encoding 50S ribosomal protein L10 translates to MTREEKAKVIEDITGHLAESPSIYLADISGLNAGTTSDLRRACFKADVKLMVVKNTLLAKAMESSDKEFGELPTTLKGNTSILLSQTGNAPAKVIKNFRKKIDKPILKGAFVDEAIYVGDEYLDTLVNIKSKEEVIGDIVTLLQSPAKNVISALKSGGSKLSGILETLSEKSE, encoded by the coding sequence ATTTAGCTGAATCGCCAAGTATTTATTTGGCTGATATTTCAGGTTTAAATGCTGGAACTACTTCAGATCTTAGACGTGCTTGTTTTAAAGCAGACGTAAAGTTGATGGTAGTTAAAAATACGCTTTTAGCCAAAGCGATGGAAAGCTCAGATAAAGAATTTGGTGAATTGCCTACAACTTTAAAAGGTAATACATCAATTTTGTTATCTCAAACTGGAAATGCTCCAGCTAAAGTTATAAAAAACTTTAGAAAAAAAATCGATAAGCCTATTTTGAAAGGGGCTTTTGTTGATGAAGCAATTTATGTTGGTGATGAGTATTTAGATACACTTGTTAATATCAAATCTAAAGAAGAAGTTATTGGCGATATTGTTACATTATTACAGTCACCTGCTAAAAATGTTATTTCTGCGCTTAAATCAGGCGGAAGTAAGTTATCAGGTATACTTGAAACACTTTCAGAAAAATCAGAATAA
- a CDS encoding nucleotide exchange factor GrpE: MKKEQDITKDTDKNEEVQESSKAGNTSNDETSKDQSEENHEGTTLDEQETSEETSTNNDKEEKEELSETEKLQLALDAEKDKHLRLFAEFENYKRRTSKERLELFKTAGQEVIQSLLPVLDDFDRAIKELEKSTDKDAFSGVELINNKLRETLKSKGLEPMNVKSGDTFDADLHEAITQISAPSDEMKGKIIDVVERGYTLGDKIIRYPKVVTGK, from the coding sequence ATGAAAAAAGAACAAGATATTACTAAAGATACAGATAAAAACGAGGAAGTACAAGAGTCATCAAAAGCAGGCAATACCTCAAATGATGAAACTTCTAAAGACCAATCAGAAGAAAATCATGAAGGCACTACTTTAGACGAACAAGAAACTTCTGAAGAGACGTCTACTAATAATGATAAAGAAGAAAAAGAAGAATTATCTGAAACTGAAAAGCTTCAACTAGCACTTGATGCTGAAAAAGATAAACACCTTCGCCTTTTTGCTGAGTTTGAAAACTACAAGCGTAGAACAAGTAAGGAGCGTTTAGAGTTATTTAAAACAGCTGGACAAGAAGTTATACAGTCTCTATTACCTGTTTTAGATGATTTTGATCGAGCCATTAAAGAACTTGAAAAATCGACTGATAAAGATGCATTCTCAGGCGTAGAGTTAATCAACAATAAATTAAGAGAAACACTTAAATCTAAAGGTCTTGAACCGATGAATGTAAAAAGCGGTGATACCTTTGATGCTGATTTGCATGAAGCTATCACTCAAATATCAGCGCCATCTGATGAAATGAAAGGCAAAATTATTGATGTGGTTGAACGTGGCTATACCTTAGGTGATAAAATTATTCGCTATCCGAAAGTAGTGACAGGGAAATAA
- the rpoB gene encoding DNA-directed RNA polymerase subunit beta, whose product MLALQNNRISFSSVNQPDYPDFLDIQVKSFQDFFQLETKPEERSNEGLYNTFMENFPITDTRNQFVLEFLDYFVDPPRYSIQECIERGLTYSVPLKARLKLYCTDPEHEDFETIVQDVYLGTIPYMTPSGTFVINGAERVVVSQLHRSPGVFFGQSFHANGTKLYSARVIPFKGSWIEFATDINSVMYAYIDRKKKLPVTTLFRAIGYERDKDILEIFDLAEEVKVSKTGLKKYLGRKLAARVLNTWYEDFVDEDTGEVVSIERNEIVLDRDTILEKDHIEEIVETGSKTILLHKEDNTTGDYAIIYNTLQKDPTNSEKEAVEHIYRQLRNAEPPDEETARGIIDKLFFSDQRYNLGEVGRYRMNKKLGLDISMDSKVLTNEDIITIIKYLIELVNSKAEVDDIDHLSNRRVRTVGEQLSQQFGVGLARMARTIRERMNVRDNEVFTPIDLINAKTLSSVINSFFGTNQLSQFMDQTNPIAELTNKRRLSALGPGGLSRERAGFEVRDVHYTHYGRLCPIETPEGPNIGLISSLSVYGKINNMGFIETPYRKVEDGKIDFDSDPLYLSAEEEEGKLIAQANIPLKEDGTINSDKVIARMEGDFPVIDPKEVHYVDVAPNQISSISASLIPFLEHDDANRALMGSNMMRQAVPLLRVDSPIVGTGLERRVAQDSRVLINAEGDGVVEYVDAREITIKYDRSENDRLVSFDSDSKTYELIKFRKTNQGTSINLKPIVEVGDRVSKGQVLCQGYATEKGELALGRNMKVAFMPWKGYNFEDAIVISEKVVRDDILTSIHIDEYSLEVRDTKLGNEELTSDIPNVSEEATKDLDENGMIRIGAEIKPGDILIGKITPKGESDPTPEEKLLRAIFGDKAGDVKDASLKASPSLNGVVIDKKLFSRAVKDKRKRAQDKQEIEKLEAKYEVKFEELRNILIDKLFSIVGGKTSQGVQNDLGEDVLPKGKKYTQKMLNSVEDFTHLTKGTWTTDEDLNALVADLLHNYKIKQNDLQGNLRREKFTITVGDELPSGILKLAKIYVAKKRKLKVGDKMAGRHGNKGIVAKIVRQEDMPFLDDGTPVDIVLNPLGVPSRMNIGQIYETVLGWAGQKLDKKFATPIFDGATIDQINELTDEAGIPRYGHTYLYDGGTGERFDQPATVGVIYMLKLGHMIEDKMHARSIGPYSLITQQPLGGKAQFGGQRFGEMEVWALEAYGASSTLREILTVKSDDVIGRAKTYEAIVKGEPMPEPGLPESFNVLMHELKGLGLDIKLEE is encoded by the coding sequence ATGTTAGCATTGCAAAACAATCGTATCAGTTTTTCATCGGTTAATCAACCTGATTATCCTGATTTTCTTGATATACAAGTCAAATCTTTCCAAGATTTTTTTCAACTTGAAACAAAACCAGAAGAAAGATCTAATGAAGGTTTGTACAATACCTTCATGGAAAACTTTCCTATTACCGACACAAGAAATCAATTTGTGTTAGAATTTCTAGATTATTTCGTAGATCCACCACGTTATTCTATACAAGAGTGTATCGAACGAGGTCTTACTTACAGTGTGCCGCTAAAGGCAAGATTAAAATTATATTGTACAGATCCTGAACATGAAGATTTCGAAACGATTGTTCAAGACGTTTACTTAGGAACTATTCCTTACATGACACCTAGTGGTACATTTGTTATTAATGGTGCAGAACGTGTAGTGGTTTCACAGTTACACCGTTCTCCAGGTGTATTTTTTGGTCAATCATTCCATGCAAATGGAACCAAGCTGTATTCTGCACGAGTTATTCCTTTCAAAGGTTCATGGATTGAGTTTGCAACTGACATTAATAGTGTTATGTATGCTTACATTGATAGAAAGAAAAAGCTTCCTGTAACAACGCTTTTTAGAGCGATTGGTTACGAAAGAGACAAAGACATTCTTGAAATATTTGATCTTGCTGAAGAAGTCAAAGTTTCAAAAACAGGTTTAAAAAAATATTTAGGTCGAAAGCTAGCTGCTAGAGTATTAAATACTTGGTACGAAGATTTTGTCGATGAAGATACTGGTGAAGTAGTTTCAATAGAGCGTAATGAAATTGTACTTGATCGTGATACCATTTTAGAAAAGGATCATATTGAAGAAATCGTAGAAACTGGTTCAAAAACAATACTGTTACATAAAGAAGATAATACTACTGGTGATTACGCTATAATCTATAATACGCTTCAGAAAGACCCTACAAACTCAGAAAAAGAGGCTGTAGAACACATATATCGTCAATTAAGAAACGCTGAACCGCCTGATGAGGAAACGGCTAGAGGTATTATTGACAAATTATTTTTTAGCGATCAACGTTATAACTTAGGTGAAGTTGGTCGTTACAGAATGAATAAAAAATTAGGTCTTGACATTAGTATGGATAGTAAAGTTCTTACTAATGAAGACATTATTACTATTATAAAATATTTAATTGAGTTAGTTAACTCAAAGGCTGAAGTCGACGATATAGATCACCTATCTAATCGTCGTGTTAGAACTGTTGGGGAACAGTTATCTCAACAATTTGGTGTTGGTTTGGCGCGTATGGCAAGAACAATTCGTGAACGTATGAATGTACGTGATAACGAAGTGTTTACACCTATCGATTTAATTAATGCCAAGACATTATCATCTGTTATTAATTCTTTTTTTGGGACCAACCAGTTATCTCAATTTATGGATCAAACTAATCCAATAGCTGAGTTAACCAACAAAAGAAGGCTTTCAGCCTTAGGGCCTGGAGGATTATCCAGAGAACGCGCTGGCTTCGAAGTACGTGATGTTCATTATACACATTATGGTCGTTTGTGTCCTATTGAAACACCAGAAGGTCCTAACATTGGTTTAATTTCATCTCTATCGGTTTACGGTAAAATAAATAATATGGGTTTCATAGAAACACCATACCGTAAAGTTGAAGATGGAAAAATAGATTTTGATTCAGATCCACTTTACCTATCTGCTGAAGAAGAAGAAGGTAAACTAATAGCACAAGCAAACATTCCATTAAAAGAAGATGGTACAATAAATTCAGATAAGGTAATTGCTCGAATGGAAGGGGATTTCCCTGTCATAGACCCAAAAGAAGTACACTATGTTGATGTTGCTCCAAACCAAATTTCATCAATTTCGGCTTCATTAATTCCATTTTTAGAGCATGATGATGCTAACCGTGCCTTGATGGGATCTAACATGATGCGTCAAGCAGTTCCGCTACTGAGAGTAGATTCTCCTATAGTTGGTACAGGCCTGGAACGAAGAGTGGCGCAAGATTCTCGTGTATTAATTAACGCTGAAGGCGATGGTGTAGTAGAGTATGTTGACGCAAGAGAAATCACCATAAAATATGACCGATCTGAAAATGACAGACTGGTAAGTTTCGATTCAGATTCAAAAACATATGAATTAATTAAATTCAGAAAAACCAATCAGGGGACTTCAATTAATCTTAAGCCAATTGTTGAAGTTGGGGACCGAGTTTCTAAAGGTCAGGTGCTTTGTCAAGGTTATGCTACCGAAAAAGGTGAGCTTGCGCTTGGGCGTAACATGAAAGTTGCTTTCATGCCTTGGAAAGGTTATAACTTTGAAGATGCTATTGTAATTTCTGAAAAAGTTGTAAGAGACGATATTTTAACCTCAATTCATATTGATGAATATTCTCTTGAAGTAAGAGATACTAAACTTGGTAATGAAGAGTTAACCAGTGATATTCCAAATGTTTCTGAAGAGGCTACAAAAGACCTTGATGAAAACGGAATGATTCGCATTGGTGCTGAAATAAAACCTGGTGATATTCTGATTGGTAAAATAACACCTAAAGGTGAAAGTGACCCAACACCAGAAGAAAAGTTATTACGCGCTATTTTTGGTGATAAAGCTGGTGATGTTAAAGACGCCTCACTAAAAGCTTCACCTTCATTAAACGGTGTTGTAATTGATAAGAAACTATTTTCAAGAGCTGTCAAAGACAAACGTAAACGTGCTCAAGACAAACAAGAAATTGAAAAGCTTGAAGCTAAATATGAAGTTAAATTTGAAGAACTTCGTAACATTTTAATCGATAAGCTCTTTTCAATAGTAGGCGGTAAAACATCTCAAGGTGTACAAAATGACCTTGGTGAAGATGTTCTCCCAAAGGGTAAAAAGTACACACAAAAAATGCTTAACTCTGTCGAAGATTTTACGCATTTAACTAAAGGAACCTGGACAACTGATGAGGATTTAAATGCTTTAGTTGCCGATCTTCTACATAATTATAAAATTAAGCAAAATGACCTTCAAGGTAATTTGCGTCGTGAGAAGTTTACCATTACGGTTGGTGATGAATTACCTTCTGGAATTCTAAAATTAGCTAAAATTTATGTTGCTAAAAAGCGTAAGTTAAAAGTTGGTGATAAAATGGCAGGTCGTCACGGTAATAAAGGTATCGTTGCTAAAATTGTACGTCAAGAAGATATGCCTTTCTTAGACGACGGTACACCAGTTGACATTGTACTTAATCCATTAGGTGTACCTTCACGTATGAATATTGGTCAAATTTACGAAACTGTTCTAGGTTGGGCTGGGCAAAAGTTAGACAAAAAATTTGCCACACCAATCTTTGATGGTGCTACAATAGATCAAATAAACGAATTAACTGATGAAGCTGGAATCCCAAGATATGGACATACTTATCTATATGATGGCGGTACTGGTGAGCGTTTTGATCAGCCAGCAACTGTTGGTGTGATTTACATGCTTAAACTTGGCCACATGATTGAAGATAAAATGCATGCCCGTTCAATTGGTCCTTACTCTTTAATTACACAGCAACCACTTGGTGGTAAAGCTCAATTTGGTGGTCAGCGTTTTGGTGAAATGGAAGTTTGGGCGCTTGAAGCTTATGGTGCCTCAAGTACACTTCGAGAAATTTTAACCGTTAAATCTGATGATGTTATTGGTAGAGCTAAAACTTATGAAGCTATTGTTAAAGGTGAACCAATGCCAGAGCCAGGATTACCAGAGTCATTTAATGTATTAATGCATGAATTAAAAGGTCTAGGTTTAGATATCAAACTAGAAGAATAA
- a CDS encoding DUF3467 domain-containing protein, producing the protein MSETNDKQKLNIQIDEETAQGIYSNLVIVNHSPSEFVLDYVNVMPGTPKSKVRSRVILTPQHAKRLLKALNDNILKYEKRHGKIQEQEKPNIPLNFGPTGEA; encoded by the coding sequence ATGAGTGAAACTAATGACAAGCAAAAGCTAAATATTCAAATTGATGAAGAAACTGCTCAAGGCATTTATAGCAATCTAGTAATTGTTAATCACTCACCTTCTGAATTTGTATTAGATTATGTTAATGTAATGCCAGGTACACCAAAAAGCAAAGTGCGTTCAAGAGTTATTTTAACACCACAACACGCAAAAAGATTACTTAAAGCATTAAATGATAATATTTTAAAGTATGAAAAGCGTCATGGTAAAATTCAAGAACAAGAAAAACCTAACATTCCTTTAAACTTTGGTCCAACTGGCGAAGCTTAA